The following proteins come from a genomic window of Pannonibacter sp. XCT-53:
- a CDS encoding electron transfer flavoprotein subunit beta/FixA family protein, whose protein sequence is MKILVPVKRVIDYNVKVRVKPDGSGVDLANVKMSMNPFDEISVEEALRLKEAGKATEVVVVSVGPTQATETLRTALAMGADRGILVKTDATTEPLAVAKILKKVVEAEAPGLVIVGKQAIDDDCNQTGQMLAALLGWGQGTFASKVDLAADTVDVTREVDGGLQTVKLKLPAVVTTDLRLNEPRYASLPNIMKAKKKPIDEKTPEELGVDIAPRLTVLKTVEPASRQAGVKVGSAAELVAKLKNEAGVL, encoded by the coding sequence ATGAAGATCCTTGTGCCCGTGAAGCGGGTGATCGACTACAACGTGAAGGTCCGCGTGAAGCCGGATGGCTCGGGCGTTGATCTGGCCAACGTGAAGATGTCGATGAACCCCTTCGACGAAATCTCCGTCGAGGAGGCCCTGCGCCTGAAGGAAGCCGGCAAGGCCACCGAAGTGGTTGTCGTTTCCGTCGGGCCGACCCAGGCGACCGAAACCCTGCGCACCGCGCTGGCGATGGGGGCCGACCGCGGCATCCTCGTCAAGACCGATGCGACCACCGAGCCGCTCGCCGTTGCCAAGATCCTGAAGAAGGTCGTCGAGGCGGAGGCCCCGGGCCTCGTCATCGTCGGCAAGCAGGCGATCGACGACGACTGCAACCAGACCGGCCAGATGCTGGCCGCGCTGCTCGGCTGGGGCCAGGGCACCTTCGCCTCGAAGGTCGATCTTGCCGCCGACACCGTTGACGTCACCCGCGAGGTCGATGGCGGCCTGCAGACCGTCAAGCTGAAGCTGCCGGCCGTGGTGACCACGGACCTGCGCCTCAACGAGCCGCGCTATGCGTCGCTGCCGAACATCATGAAGGCCAAGAAGAAGCCGATCGACGAAAAGACCCCGGAAGAGCTTGGCGTGGACATCGCCCCGCGTCTGACGGTGCTGAAGACCGTCGAGCCGGCGTCGCGCCAGGCCGGCGTCAAGGTCGGCTCCGCCGCCGAACTGGTCGCCAAGCTGAAGAACGAGGCCGGCGTCCTCTGA
- a CDS encoding electron transfer flavoprotein subunit alpha/FixB family protein: MTTLLVAEHAGGALNDATAKALTAAARLGGDVHVLVAGTGARAAAAEAARLSGVAKVLVAESDALAHQLAEPMADLIVSLAGGYSAIVAPATANGKNTLPRVAALLDVMQISDVTAVIDADTFERPIYAGNAIQTVKSGDAKKVLTVRTASFAAAAQGGSAAIEDVAAGAAAGLSSFVGEELSKSDRPELASAKIIISGGRALGSAEKFQEVILPVADALGAAVGASRAAVDAGYAPNDWQVGQTGKVVAPQLYIACGISGAIQHLAGMKDSKVIVAINKDEEAPIFQVADYGLVGDLFDILPQLKSELEKA; the protein is encoded by the coding sequence ATGACCACCCTTCTCGTGGCCGAACATGCCGGTGGCGCGCTCAATGACGCCACGGCAAAGGCCCTGACCGCTGCCGCCAGGCTCGGCGGTGATGTGCATGTGCTCGTCGCCGGCACCGGCGCCCGCGCCGCTGCCGCCGAAGCTGCCAGGCTGTCCGGCGTTGCCAAGGTTCTCGTGGCCGAAAGCGACGCGCTGGCGCATCAGCTTGCCGAGCCGATGGCCGACCTGATCGTCTCGCTCGCCGGCGGCTACTCCGCCATCGTCGCGCCGGCCACCGCCAACGGCAAGAACACCCTGCCGCGCGTTGCCGCCCTGCTCGACGTGATGCAGATCTCCGACGTCACCGCCGTGATCGACGCCGACACGTTCGAGCGTCCGATCTACGCCGGCAACGCCATCCAGACCGTCAAGTCCGGCGATGCCAAGAAGGTCCTGACCGTTCGCACGGCCTCCTTCGCGGCCGCCGCCCAGGGCGGTTCGGCCGCCATCGAGGACGTCGCTGCCGGCGCGGCTGCCGGCCTGTCGTCCTTCGTCGGCGAGGAGCTGTCCAAGTCCGACCGCCCCGAGCTGGCTTCGGCCAAGATCATCATTTCCGGTGGTCGCGCGCTCGGGTCTGCCGAGAAGTTCCAGGAGGTCATCCTGCCGGTGGCGGATGCGCTGGGTGCAGCCGTTGGCGCCTCCCGCGCCGCCGTCGATGCCGGCTATGCCCCGAACGACTGGCAGGTGGGCCAGACCGGCAAGGTCGTCGCCCCGCAGCTTTACATCGCCTGCGGCATTTCCGGTGCGATCCAGCATCTGGCCGGCATGAAGGATTCCAAGGTCATCGTCGCCATCAACAAGGACGAGGAAGCCCCGATCTTCCAGGTGGCGGACTATGGCCTCGTCGGCGACCTGTTCGACATCCTGCCACAG